A genomic segment from Kyrpidia tusciae DSM 2912 encodes:
- a CDS encoding ribose-phosphate diphosphokinase: MRYRDAKLKVFTGNSNPALVREVVEHVGVELGRSRVTRFSDGEIQVKIEESVRGCDVFVVQSTSAPINENLMELLIMVDALKRASAKRINVVMPYYGYARQDRKARPREPITAKLVANLIETAGAHRVIAMDLHAGQIQGFFDIPVDHLLAQPILASYFQDKGLKDVVVVSPDMGGVTRARGMAQRLGASIAIIDKRRPEPNVAEIMNIIGDIDGKTAVMIDDIIDTAGTITQGAKALLERGAKEVYACCTHAVLSGPAMERLRESEIREVVVTNTIPLKESPVLDKLVVLSVAPLIGDAIIRVHEDLSVSTLFNT; encoded by the coding sequence ATGAGGTATCGCGACGCGAAGTTAAAAGTGTTCACAGGGAACTCGAATCCCGCTTTGGTTCGGGAGGTCGTGGAGCACGTCGGGGTGGAATTGGGACGGTCCCGGGTGACACGATTTAGCGACGGAGAGATTCAGGTCAAGATCGAGGAAAGCGTTCGGGGATGCGACGTTTTCGTTGTGCAATCAACTTCTGCCCCGATCAATGAGAACTTGATGGAATTGCTGATCATGGTGGATGCCCTGAAACGTGCGTCCGCAAAGCGGATCAATGTCGTGATGCCGTATTACGGGTATGCCCGGCAAGATCGCAAGGCCAGGCCTCGGGAGCCGATCACGGCAAAGCTCGTGGCAAACCTCATCGAGACGGCGGGGGCCCATCGGGTGATTGCCATGGATCTGCACGCGGGGCAGATTCAAGGTTTTTTTGATATCCCGGTGGATCACCTGCTCGCGCAACCGATCCTTGCCAGTTATTTTCAAGATAAAGGGTTGAAGGACGTGGTGGTGGTGTCGCCGGACATGGGGGGTGTTACCCGGGCAAGGGGGATGGCCCAGCGTCTCGGAGCCTCGATCGCCATTATCGATAAACGCCGTCCTGAGCCCAATGTTGCGGAGATCATGAACATCATCGGCGACATTGACGGAAAGACGGCCGTGATGATCGACGATATCATCGATACAGCGGGCACCATCACCCAAGGGGCGAAGGCGTTGCTCGAACGGGGGGCAAAGGAAGTGTATGCCTGCTGCACCCATGCGGTTTTGTCGGGCCCGGCGATGGAGCGCCTGCGGGAATCCGAGATCCGAGAGGTCGTCGTGACGAACACGATTCCGCTGAAGGAATCGCCTGTTCTGGACAAGCTGGTGGTACTGTCGGTGGCTCCCCTGATTGGCGATGCGATCATCCGGGTGCACGAAGACCTGTCGGTGAGCACTCTGTTTAATACTTGA
- the glmU gene encoding bifunctional UDP-N-acetylglucosamine diphosphorylase/glucosamine-1-phosphate N-acetyltransferase GlmU has product MTQRNAVVLAAGLGTRMKSRRHKVVHEVCGQPMIRHVVDHLKASQVDRIVVVVGHLAEQVRAVLGDEVEYVFQERALGTGHAVLQTAPLLEGTEGQTLVVCGDTPLIRPETFQRLADVQKMTGAAAAVLTAVVDHPEGYGRIVRDGDQIRAIVEEKDADEQIRAIREVNAGTYCFDTEQLFAAVRRLDNGNGQGEYYLTDCAEILQKDGRRVTPVLLEDAGEMAGVNDRVQLAAVEESMRRRILEYWMREGVTVVDPRSTYVDSDVVIGRDTVIFPGTWLQAGTRIGEDCRIGPAARLSASVVEDGVQVEQSVVLGSTLRSGCTVGPFAYVRPGSDVGPGAKIGDFVEVKNAVIGAGTKAAHLTYIGDADVGEGVVLGCGTITVNYDGVQKHRTRIGDRTFVGCNSNLVAPLTVGADAYVAAGSTITEDVPDGAMAIARERQINKEGYTAKLQHKLRGRRMKSEESRES; this is encoded by the coding sequence TTGACGCAGCGAAACGCCGTGGTTTTGGCGGCCGGGCTCGGGACCCGGATGAAATCCCGCAGGCACAAGGTGGTTCACGAAGTATGTGGTCAACCGATGATTCGGCACGTCGTGGACCATCTGAAGGCGAGTCAAGTGGACCGGATCGTCGTAGTGGTGGGTCACTTGGCGGAGCAGGTCCGGGCCGTCTTAGGGGATGAGGTGGAGTACGTTTTTCAGGAGCGGGCGCTCGGTACCGGCCACGCGGTCCTGCAAACCGCTCCCCTGCTGGAGGGGACGGAAGGGCAGACCTTGGTGGTGTGCGGGGATACTCCCCTCATTCGCCCGGAGACGTTCCAGAGGTTGGCCGATGTACAGAAGATGACCGGGGCAGCGGCTGCAGTACTGACCGCCGTCGTGGATCACCCGGAAGGCTATGGGCGGATTGTACGGGACGGCGACCAGATTCGGGCGATCGTCGAGGAGAAAGACGCGGACGAACAGATTCGTGCGATTCGCGAGGTCAACGCGGGGACCTATTGCTTTGACACAGAACAACTGTTCGCTGCCGTTCGCCGCCTCGACAACGGGAACGGCCAAGGGGAGTACTACCTCACGGATTGCGCAGAGATTTTGCAGAAGGATGGCCGGCGGGTGACCCCGGTATTGCTGGAAGATGCCGGGGAGATGGCCGGGGTCAACGATCGAGTGCAGCTGGCTGCGGTGGAAGAAAGCATGCGGCGTCGCATTCTGGAGTACTGGATGCGGGAAGGGGTGACGGTGGTCGACCCCCGGTCGACGTACGTGGATTCCGATGTCGTCATTGGGAGGGACACGGTGATTTTCCCCGGGACGTGGCTCCAGGCCGGGACGCGCATTGGCGAAGACTGCCGGATCGGGCCGGCGGCTCGGCTGTCCGCGTCGGTGGTGGAGGACGGGGTCCAGGTGGAGCAGTCGGTGGTTCTTGGCTCAACGCTGCGCTCGGGGTGCACGGTGGGGCCTTTTGCCTACGTGCGTCCGGGTTCCGATGTGGGACCCGGGGCAAAGATCGGAGATTTTGTCGAGGTTAAGAATGCCGTGATCGGCGCGGGAACGAAAGCCGCACACCTCACATATATCGGAGATGCCGACGTGGGGGAAGGTGTGGTGTTGGGGTGCGGGACCATCACCGTCAATTACGATGGGGTGCAAAAGCATCGCACAAGAATAGGGGATCGAACGTTTGTGGGGTGCAACAGCAATCTGGTGGCTCCCCTGACGGTGGGAGCGGATGCTTACGTGGCCGCCGGATCGACGATCACCGAAGACGTTCCCGACGGGGCTATGGCGATCGCCCGAGAGCGTCAGATCAACAAGGAAGGATACACAGCGAAGCTGCAGCACAAGTTGCGGGGGCGGCGGATGAAAAGCGAGGAGTCCCGGGAGTCATGA
- a CDS encoding RidA family protein, with translation MAGQIILTPKAPGAIGPYSQAIRCGSFVFTSGQIPLTPEGQMVTGDIREQTRQVFANLEAVLKAAGASFADVVKATVFLADMNDFAPMNEVYEEVLGAYKPARTTVQAAGLPKGAGVEIELIAVISESI, from the coding sequence ATGGCAGGACAGATCATTTTAACGCCGAAGGCTCCCGGGGCGATCGGCCCTTATTCTCAAGCGATTCGTTGCGGGTCATTCGTTTTTACATCGGGGCAAATCCCTCTCACCCCAGAGGGGCAAATGGTGACGGGGGACATCCGCGAGCAGACCCGGCAGGTATTCGCCAACCTAGAGGCGGTATTGAAAGCAGCTGGGGCGAGTTTTGCAGACGTGGTCAAGGCGACCGTTTTTTTAGCGGATATGAATGATTTTGCCCCGATGAATGAAGTCTATGAGGAAGTGCTCGGCGCGTATAAACCCGCCCGGACGACGGTCCAGGCGGCGGGGCTGCCGAAAGGCGCGGGGGTCGAGATCGAATTGATCGCCGTGATTTCAGAATCGATTTGA
- a CDS encoding 50S ribosomal protein L25 produces MSAQVLPLEARADLRRSVLTHLRRSGRIPGVVYGKGREPVPVAVEEALLVKMQTGQETALVDIELPGQGRLPAVIQEIQRDPVTRKILHVDFHVVMLDEPVDVEVPVQVQGIEEVDKRGLVAQVLLRHLRIRCLPTEIPEHLRVDVSRAEEGDVIRAADVQLPDGAHLLEEADEVVVNISAAGAGAGAGETLPEEPKGPEMVRDTEGKGRRE; encoded by the coding sequence GTGAGTGCCCAAGTGTTACCTCTGGAGGCCCGGGCTGATCTGCGCCGCAGTGTACTGACACATTTGCGCCGATCCGGACGGATTCCGGGTGTCGTGTACGGTAAGGGCCGTGAGCCGGTGCCGGTTGCCGTGGAAGAGGCTCTGCTGGTGAAGATGCAAACGGGGCAAGAGACGGCGTTGGTGGATATCGAGCTGCCGGGACAGGGGCGGTTGCCCGCGGTGATCCAGGAGATTCAAAGGGATCCCGTAACCCGGAAGATTTTGCACGTGGATTTTCACGTCGTCATGTTGGACGAACCTGTCGACGTAGAGGTACCGGTGCAAGTTCAGGGGATAGAAGAAGTCGACAAACGGGGCCTGGTGGCGCAGGTTCTTTTACGGCATCTGCGCATCCGTTGTTTACCGACGGAGATTCCGGAACACTTGCGGGTGGATGTGAGTCGCGCTGAGGAAGGTGACGTCATCCGCGCGGCGGACGTGCAATTGCCGGACGGGGCTCATCTCCTGGAGGAAGCGGACGAAGTCGTGGTCAATATCAGTGCCGCCGGTGCCGGTGCAGGCGCCGGAGAGACTTTGCCGGAGGAGCCAAAAGGACCAGAGATGGTTCGCGATACCGAGGGGAAGGGCCGTCGGGAGTAG
- a CDS encoding anti-sigma-F factor Fin, translating to MRIIYVCRHCHHYLGEVDGSRVSPSALGFHSLTPEERADIMTTDPHEGCIYVNTVCEFCQQALEANPELTLIRTPLQ from the coding sequence GTGCGAATCATCTATGTGTGTCGTCATTGTCATCACTATCTCGGGGAAGTGGATGGAAGCCGCGTGTCGCCTTCGGCTTTGGGTTTCCATTCGTTGACACCCGAAGAACGGGCCGATATAATGACTACGGATCCCCATGAAGGGTGTATCTATGTCAACACGGTGTGCGAATTCTGCCAACAGGCTCTAGAGGCGAATCCTGAACTGACCTTGATTCGCACGCCACTCCAGTAG
- the spoVG gene encoding septation regulator SpoVG, with protein MEITSVRLVRLSAGKLRALASVTFDDEFVVHQIRVIHGSAGLFVAMPARRTASGAYRDIAHPVSASFRSKVQAAVLAAYEAPMEGEPSDKVESEI; from the coding sequence GTGGAGATCACGTCGGTCCGTTTAGTTCGGCTCAGCGCCGGGAAGCTGCGAGCGTTGGCATCGGTTACCTTTGATGATGAGTTCGTGGTTCACCAGATTCGAGTGATTCACGGAAGCGCCGGATTGTTTGTGGCCATGCCGGCTAGGCGGACGGCCTCCGGGGCCTATCGAGACATCGCACATCCTGTGTCCGCTTCGTTTCGGTCGAAGGTTCAGGCGGCGGTGTTGGCGGCTTACGAGGCGCCCATGGAAGGGGAGCCGTCGGACAAAGTGGAGAGCGAGATCTGA
- the pth gene encoding aminoacyl-tRNA hydrolase, protein MWLIAGLGNPGPQYAQTRHNAGFMVIDRLAARWSVSVTSRGFHSLTASTRVGEEQVLLLKPQTFMNESGLAVGEAVRWYRLGPERLIVVYDDLDLPLGKIRLRYKGSSGGHNGMKSILQHLGTETFGRVRIGIGRPLKGRSVIDHVLSPFSPDELSTVRPALNRAVELIEIAVQEGFEKAMSKV, encoded by the coding sequence ATGTGGTTAATTGCGGGGCTCGGCAATCCCGGGCCACAATACGCCCAAACGCGCCACAATGCTGGCTTCATGGTGATAGACCGATTGGCCGCACGATGGAGCGTGAGTGTGACGAGCCGGGGCTTTCACAGTCTAACCGCGAGTACCCGGGTGGGCGAAGAGCAAGTGTTGTTGTTGAAGCCTCAAACTTTTATGAACGAGAGTGGCCTGGCGGTGGGCGAGGCAGTCAGGTGGTATCGCCTCGGGCCGGAACGTCTGATCGTTGTCTACGATGACCTGGACTTGCCCCTGGGTAAGATCCGCTTGCGCTACAAAGGGTCGTCGGGTGGCCACAATGGCATGAAATCAATACTCCAACACCTGGGAACCGAAACCTTTGGGCGGGTGAGAATTGGCATCGGCCGGCCGTTGAAAGGCAGAAGTGTGATCGATCATGTCCTTTCTCCGTTTTCCCCGGACGAACTCTCCACCGTTCGTCCCGCATTGAACCGGGCTGTGGAATTGATCGAGATTGCCGTGCAGGAAGGGTTTGAAAAAGCCATGTCAAAAGTTTAA